In one window of Nocardioides panacisoli DNA:
- a CDS encoding trimeric intracellular cation channel family protein, translating into MVLIVLDLAGVAVFAVSGGLLAVRRQLDVVGVLVLAVVTGLGGGVIRDVLIGDVPPPGFADWRYLLTAVTAGVVAFWFHPALERTIRMVNVFDAFGMGLFATAGAIKAVEHGLGPVPAALLGMVTAVGGGMIRDVLADRVPQVLVSNELYAIPALTGAALVVLGLELGLPAVAVAVPAALAVIVWRLLAIWRGWTAPSPRSPR; encoded by the coding sequence ATGGTCCTCATCGTCCTCGACCTCGCCGGTGTCGCGGTGTTCGCCGTCTCCGGGGGGCTCCTCGCCGTACGCCGCCAGCTCGACGTGGTCGGCGTGCTCGTGCTGGCCGTGGTGACCGGCCTGGGTGGTGGGGTGATCCGCGACGTGCTGATCGGCGACGTCCCACCGCCGGGGTTCGCTGACTGGCGCTATCTCCTCACCGCGGTGACCGCGGGCGTGGTGGCGTTCTGGTTCCACCCGGCGCTGGAGCGCACCATCCGGATGGTCAACGTCTTCGACGCCTTCGGCATGGGCCTGTTCGCCACCGCCGGCGCGATCAAGGCGGTGGAGCACGGTCTCGGTCCGGTGCCCGCGGCGCTGCTGGGCATGGTGACCGCCGTCGGGGGCGGCATGATCCGCGACGTCCTCGCCGACCGCGTCCCACAGGTGCTGGTCAGCAACGAGCTCTACGCCATCCCCGCGCTCACCGGCGCCGCCCTGGTGGTGCTGGGGCTGGAGCTGGGACTGCCCGCGGTGGCGGTCGCCGTACCGGCTGCACTGGCCGTGATCGTGTGGCGGCTGCTGGCGATCTGGCGCGGTTGGACCGCGCCGTCGCCGCGCTCGCCCCGCTGA
- the thpR gene encoding RNA 2',3'-cyclic phosphodiesterase, with protein sequence MRLFAALVPPPEAVADLEEFLTPRRAAADFRWAPAEQFHVTLAFVADAAESRADEWLERLPEALEPVPVVRVRLAGPVAFPDPARARVLATGVDAEDEAAGAEPVLPRLARRTRTAAVRSGLEVDGQRFRPHLTIARMRRPTEVSDWVRLLDTYEGPWWPADRVAVVASHLGEGPRGRPRHETVAEVPVGT encoded by the coding sequence ATGAGGCTGTTCGCTGCGCTGGTGCCGCCGCCGGAGGCGGTGGCGGACCTCGAGGAGTTCCTCACTCCGCGGCGTGCGGCGGCGGACTTCCGGTGGGCGCCTGCTGAGCAGTTCCACGTGACGCTGGCCTTTGTGGCCGACGCCGCGGAGTCGCGGGCCGACGAGTGGCTCGAGCGCCTCCCGGAGGCGCTCGAGCCGGTGCCGGTCGTCCGCGTCCGGTTGGCGGGGCCGGTGGCGTTCCCGGATCCGGCGCGGGCGCGGGTCCTCGCCACCGGCGTGGACGCCGAGGACGAGGCGGCGGGTGCCGAGCCGGTGCTCCCGCGGTTGGCGCGGCGTACGCGCACGGCGGCGGTGCGCAGCGGACTCGAGGTCGACGGTCAGCGCTTCCGGCCGCACCTGACGATCGCTCGGATGCGCCGCCCGACCGAGGTCAGTGACTGGGTGCGGTTGCTGGATACCTACGAGGGGCCGTGGTGGCCGGCGGACCGTGTCGCGGTGGTCGCCTCCCACCTCGGCGAGGGCCCACGTGGACGGCCGCGCCACGAGACGGTGGCCGAGGTGCCGGTCGGGACGTGA
- a CDS encoding family 78 glycoside hydrolase catalytic domain has product MHLAPRHRAAALVGTLALVAGLFSLAAPTSAAPGSPMPDGLTIGQRTAPADLDDTDAPLLGWRVGAEAQSAYQVQVAQTRPGLMSGKDLHWDSGRTVGAQSTNVPYAGPQLERGEHYLWRVRTWTEDGKRSPWSRVAEFGTALGGDWGNSEPIWLGSPAVLDWQDYTLETTFRITTQNATILFNAQDAENYLMWQFRGDGVNQLAPHQRVNGSYAVLKTVPLDVDLQRDTDYRLRLEVEGATVRTYLNDALVDTTEDVRFNSGTVGFRTGGSERNAWDDLRLTSADGRTLYDNDFEDPSTDFSCGTVEDGWLRVGTGQNCVHGLSGTDWAFLRGEFATAADKEIAWASVFATGSSPEPGRQYVYKLWLNGEFVGLGPVRSIAGETRYDGYDVTDLVREGGANALGALSWTRQDQRFQAQLVVEYADGSQQTFGTGEEWSSMAGGEVYPWAGSIGTNYFTAPKEDLQAAAYPVGFDEPGFDDTGWTAATPQSAYDDLVATPTDKVGQRLEYPAEVVEKEPGRYFIDYGRTWIGGVRLALDGEAGQEVELRFGEELWGPQEVRSNMRTGNQYQDHWTLTDEPLELETWGMRVFRYVEVLGAPTGLGAEDFPALAQVYPFDVDGAVFDSSDESLNQVWQLSKDTVETTNHNLYVDSWTREREPYEADSYLQMMANFFTSSDPTLGNYSIDYLLTRRTWPTEWPLYTILAMHDSYEQTGDVAQLARSYDQLVDKLPTQWIEEETGLIRKDFRSNGCNSQTDCDIVDWPSTERDGYVFGPYNTVINSLAYRTFMDMATIAEALGKDDDAASYAATGERLRAAINEYLWDDEVGAYRDGLRGDRTPVDHHAVHASSFASAFGVPDEERAAEAAEYLGSRGMQCSVYCAAFLVEALYNGDRSDLAHELLTGTGRRSWHNMIANGAGATTEAWDASLKGNMTYSHPWAASPAFNVPQGMFGIRPTTPGYATYDVRPQPGAIDWAHVTRPTLRGSIGAAFHTVGDRTDVGVHVPGNSVATVHVPVGDADRDVVYVDGRARDAVRERGYLRVEGVTQGCHVLSTQRGGAPKDDPRLTAACE; this is encoded by the coding sequence ATGCATCTCGCACCCCGCCACCGCGCCGCGGCACTGGTCGGCACCTTGGCCCTGGTGGCCGGCCTGTTCTCCCTCGCCGCCCCGACGTCCGCGGCCCCCGGCAGCCCCATGCCGGACGGGCTGACCATCGGCCAGCGGACGGCGCCCGCCGACCTCGACGACACCGACGCCCCGCTGCTGGGGTGGCGGGTCGGTGCCGAGGCGCAGTCGGCGTACCAGGTGCAGGTCGCCCAGACCCGGCCCGGGCTGATGTCGGGGAAGGACCTCCACTGGGACTCCGGCCGGACTGTCGGGGCGCAGAGCACCAACGTGCCCTACGCCGGCCCGCAGTTGGAGCGCGGTGAACACTACCTGTGGCGGGTCCGCACCTGGACCGAGGACGGCAAGCGGTCCCCGTGGTCGCGCGTCGCGGAGTTCGGCACCGCGTTGGGCGGGGACTGGGGCAACAGCGAGCCGATCTGGCTCGGATCCCCGGCGGTGCTGGACTGGCAGGACTACACACTGGAGACGACGTTCCGGATCACCACCCAGAACGCCACCATCCTCTTCAACGCCCAGGACGCCGAGAACTACCTGATGTGGCAGTTCCGTGGGGACGGCGTCAACCAGCTCGCACCCCACCAGCGGGTCAACGGGTCGTACGCGGTGCTCAAGACCGTGCCGCTCGACGTCGACCTCCAGCGGGACACCGACTACCGGCTGCGGCTGGAGGTCGAGGGAGCCACGGTGCGCACCTACCTCAACGACGCGCTGGTCGACACCACCGAGGACGTCCGGTTCAACAGCGGCACCGTCGGGTTCCGCACCGGCGGGTCCGAGCGCAACGCGTGGGACGACCTGCGGCTCACCTCCGCCGACGGCCGCACCCTCTACGACAACGACTTCGAGGATCCCTCCACCGACTTCTCCTGCGGCACGGTCGAGGACGGGTGGCTCCGGGTCGGCACCGGGCAGAACTGCGTCCACGGCCTCAGCGGGACCGACTGGGCCTTCCTGCGCGGCGAGTTCGCCACCGCGGCCGACAAGGAGATCGCCTGGGCCAGCGTCTTCGCCACCGGGTCCTCTCCCGAACCGGGCCGGCAGTACGTCTACAAGCTCTGGCTCAACGGCGAGTTCGTCGGGCTCGGCCCGGTCCGCTCGATCGCGGGGGAGACCCGCTACGACGGCTACGATGTGACCGACCTCGTCCGTGAGGGCGGGGCCAACGCCCTCGGCGCACTGTCCTGGACCCGCCAGGACCAGCGCTTCCAGGCACAGCTCGTCGTCGAGTACGCCGACGGCAGCCAGCAGACCTTCGGGACCGGTGAGGAGTGGTCCTCCATGGCCGGCGGCGAGGTCTACCCCTGGGCCGGGTCGATCGGCACCAACTACTTCACCGCCCCCAAGGAGGACCTCCAGGCCGCCGCCTACCCGGTCGGCTTCGACGAGCCGGGCTTCGACGACACCGGGTGGACCGCGGCCACGCCGCAGTCGGCGTACGACGACCTCGTCGCGACGCCGACCGACAAGGTCGGCCAGCGGCTGGAGTACCCCGCCGAGGTCGTGGAGAAGGAGCCGGGGCGCTACTTCATCGACTACGGCCGCACGTGGATCGGCGGGGTGCGCCTCGCGCTGGACGGTGAGGCCGGCCAAGAGGTCGAGCTGCGCTTCGGTGAGGAGCTGTGGGGTCCGCAGGAGGTGCGCTCCAACATGCGCACCGGCAACCAGTACCAGGACCACTGGACACTCACCGACGAGCCGCTCGAGCTCGAGACGTGGGGGATGCGCGTGTTCCGCTACGTCGAGGTGCTCGGCGCGCCGACCGGGCTCGGCGCCGAGGACTTCCCGGCACTGGCGCAGGTCTACCCCTTCGACGTCGACGGCGCCGTCTTCGACTCCTCCGACGAGTCGCTCAACCAGGTCTGGCAGCTGTCCAAGGACACCGTGGAGACCACCAACCACAACCTCTACGTGGACTCCTGGACCCGGGAGCGGGAGCCCTACGAGGCCGACAGCTACCTGCAGATGATGGCCAACTTCTTCACCTCCTCCGACCCCACGCTGGGCAACTACTCCATCGACTACCTGCTCACGCGGCGTACGTGGCCGACCGAGTGGCCGCTCTACACGATCCTCGCCATGCACGACAGCTACGAGCAGACCGGTGACGTCGCCCAGCTGGCACGCAGCTACGACCAGCTGGTCGACAAGCTGCCGACCCAGTGGATCGAGGAGGAGACCGGGCTGATCCGCAAGGACTTCCGCTCCAACGGGTGCAACAGCCAGACCGACTGCGACATCGTCGACTGGCCCTCCACCGAACGTGACGGCTACGTCTTCGGTCCCTACAACACCGTGATCAATTCACTGGCCTACCGGACCTTCATGGACATGGCGACGATCGCGGAAGCGCTTGGCAAGGACGACGACGCCGCGTCGTACGCCGCCACCGGCGAGCGCCTGCGCGCCGCGATCAACGAGTACCTCTGGGACGACGAGGTCGGCGCCTACCGCGACGGGTTGCGGGGCGACCGGACGCCGGTCGACCACCACGCGGTGCACGCCAGCAGCTTCGCGAGTGCCTTCGGGGTGCCCGACGAGGAGCGTGCCGCCGAGGCGGCCGAGTACCTGGGTAGCCGCGGCATGCAGTGCAGCGTCTACTGCGCGGCGTTCCTGGTGGAGGCGCTCTACAACGGCGACCGCTCCGACCTCGCCCACGAGTTACTGACGGGCACCGGCCGCCGCAGCTGGCACAACATGATCGCCAACGGCGCCGGCGCGACGACCGAGGCCTGGGACGCCTCGCTGAAGGGCAACATGACCTACTCCCACCCGTGGGCGGCCTCCCCGGCGTTCAACGTGCCGCAGGGCATGTTCGGCATCCGGCCGACGACGCCCGGCTACGCGACGTACGACGTGCGGCCGCAGCCGGGGGCCATCGACTGGGCACACGTCACGCGGCCGACCCTGCGCGGGTCGATCGGTGCGGCCTTCCACACCGTCGGGGACCGCACCGACGTCGGGGTGCACGTGCCGGGCAACTCGGTGGCGACGGTCCACGTCCCCGTGGGCGATGCCGACCGCGACGTCGTCTACGTCGACGGCCGCGCGCGGGACGCGGTGCGGGAGCGTGGCTACCTCCGAGTCGAGGGCGTGACGCAGGGCTGCCACGTGCTCAGCACCCAGCGGGGTGGGGCGCCGAAGGACGACCCGCGGCTGACTGCTGCCTGCGAGTGA
- a CDS encoding family 78 glycoside hydrolase catalytic domain has protein sequence MRQYLAGILAAAVVTAAAPAATAATPTAARGSAPSPVSVGELRVNHLAEPLGIEVADPVLGWQLDADRRGVGQQAYEVHVATSAGALDDPDVWDSGKVTSARSVDVAYDGPDLTAGTEYAWSVRVWDDRGTASGWSEPARFGTGLGHEGWTGEWIGADTDGPGAEWTDYTIAFTASDISGALGVYFRGEDTEHAYMWQLSEADHALRPHVKNGGYSVLDPTGFPDGFDFAAEHDYEITVDGATITTRVDDEVLDQRTDTTFGGSGTMGFRTNGEERGLVHDLTVTSADGTSLVSSDFAGGDQTFVAGEVTDDGLDVSGDSEAWLRTDDSVPLLRTEVDLAEKEVVSARVYASARGVYELRLNGERVGDAELAPGWTAYDERIDYQAYDVTDQVRAGANVLGAEVAPGWYTGKVAMFGTDVYGTDTSVIAEMHVEYADGTTAVIGTDDTWRSTDGPTREADLLDGESYDARRAAEVEGWDEPGYDADGWSGVAVRDEPTDVLEPQTAVDVRVTEELETAEQIDSPTEGTYLYDLGQNMVGHVRLTLRGEPGQTVTVRHGEVLNPDGTLYTANLRTAKATDRYTFVSDEPETFEPSFTFHGFRYVEISGVDEAPDAEDLVGVVVGTDGDLTSELDTSSDLVDQLHSNIVWGMRGNFLSIPTDTPARDERMGWTGDINVFARTAVYNMDSQSFLTKWLQDLRDTQRPNGSLPGVAPVVPGRFDGGYESAGWMDAGVHVPWTLWQAYGDTDVIRENYDMMRRYVDFLEADSTDHIRSAGGYLDWLNLDDPTPADVLDTAFVAKSTRELAQMAAAIGRDGEAAELTQRYEAIRAAYQDAFIGGDGTVKGDSQTSYILTLTNDLAPEDERDAVVDQFVETLERRDYHLSTGFLGVDGLLPALTEAGRSDIAYRLLQNEDYPSWGYEIGKGATTVWERWNSINPDGSFNNVGMNSFNHYAYGAVGEWMYRTMAGVSAAEPGYEKVLVDPEPGDGIDQVDFSHETPYGTVRSAWDTSDGPMRLDLTIPANTTAEVRIPAPNQWAVTEGGTPIGDVDDVRYVEQADGDVVLEVGSGDYTFAVDRVLGDLGAARAQAAAFADAVDALEVRGLGKIARRHLALRTKLMRGEIGAAWRLHERGARDELTAAAVHRALASAADLDRWATTYADRGAIDEAAAESLRNALAGIERKLSRASSRLIGAVAGMEVTGEEILPGDVVRVRISLENAGKRPLTGVESTLEVPEGWSVEPVGRHRSTVKGSATQSHAYDVSVPAGAEASTAELTGEVSYRYVGGSARLPVSAALMVAPGVGIDDVSTTPDAVEGGESASVTTTLTNRTDVEQTGQVTLTVPEGWEAPAPVDYRLEPGGTTTVSADVAVPRTVADGQAAVTVATGPTDAEQATGTIRVDLPTPPEDPTDHVDLGDGASESDHGLTASEHSGINTEAGLTRRYTHSSYPGGWFEFDVAVPTDGAFVVRVVETFDGATRKTYEVRTDGEVVHEVDVSRSEGGAGARTHQFVVEPSAATADGTVRMRFQDVDGDYDPSVADVWVVPTD, from the coding sequence GTGCGCCAGTACCTCGCCGGCATCCTCGCCGCAGCGGTCGTGACCGCCGCGGCACCCGCCGCCACCGCGGCGACCCCGACGGCGGCGCGCGGGAGCGCGCCCTCCCCGGTGTCGGTGGGTGAGCTCCGGGTCAACCACCTCGCCGAGCCGCTCGGCATCGAGGTGGCCGACCCCGTCCTCGGGTGGCAGCTCGACGCCGACCGGCGCGGCGTGGGCCAGCAGGCCTACGAGGTGCACGTCGCGACCTCGGCCGGCGCGCTGGACGACCCCGACGTGTGGGACAGCGGCAAGGTCACCTCGGCCCGCTCAGTCGACGTCGCCTACGACGGCCCCGACCTCACCGCCGGCACCGAGTACGCCTGGTCGGTACGGGTCTGGGACGACCGCGGCACCGCCTCCGGCTGGAGCGAGCCCGCCCGCTTCGGCACCGGGCTCGGCCACGAGGGCTGGACGGGTGAGTGGATCGGCGCCGACACCGACGGTCCCGGTGCCGAGTGGACCGACTACACGATCGCCTTCACCGCCTCCGACATCAGCGGCGCCCTCGGCGTCTACTTCCGCGGGGAGGACACCGAGCACGCCTACATGTGGCAGCTCAGCGAGGCCGACCACGCGCTCCGTCCGCACGTGAAGAACGGCGGGTACAGCGTGCTGGACCCGACCGGGTTCCCCGACGGCTTCGACTTCGCCGCCGAGCACGACTACGAGATCACCGTCGACGGCGCCACCATCACCACCCGCGTCGACGACGAGGTCCTCGACCAGCGCACTGACACCACCTTCGGTGGCTCCGGCACGATGGGTTTCCGCACCAACGGCGAGGAGCGCGGACTCGTCCACGACCTGACCGTCACCAGCGCCGACGGGACCAGCCTGGTCAGCAGCGACTTCGCCGGGGGTGACCAGACCTTCGTCGCCGGTGAGGTGACGGACGACGGCCTCGACGTCAGCGGCGACAGCGAGGCCTGGCTGCGCACCGACGACTCCGTCCCGCTGCTGCGCACCGAGGTCGACCTGGCCGAGAAGGAGGTCGTGAGCGCCCGCGTCTACGCCTCGGCGCGCGGTGTCTACGAGCTGCGACTCAACGGCGAGCGCGTCGGCGACGCCGAGCTGGCACCCGGCTGGACGGCGTACGACGAGCGCATCGACTACCAGGCCTACGACGTCACCGACCAGGTCCGTGCCGGCGCCAACGTGCTCGGCGCCGAGGTGGCGCCCGGGTGGTACACCGGCAAGGTCGCGATGTTCGGCACCGACGTATACGGCACCGACACCTCCGTGATCGCCGAGATGCACGTCGAGTACGCCGACGGTACGACCGCCGTGATCGGCACCGACGACACCTGGCGCAGCACCGACGGCCCCACCCGCGAGGCCGACCTCCTCGACGGTGAGTCCTACGACGCCCGCCGCGCCGCCGAGGTCGAGGGCTGGGACGAGCCCGGCTACGACGCCGATGGCTGGAGCGGCGTCGCGGTCCGCGACGAGCCGACCGACGTGCTCGAGCCGCAGACCGCGGTCGACGTGCGCGTCACCGAGGAGCTCGAGACCGCCGAGCAGATCGACTCGCCGACCGAGGGCACCTACCTCTACGACCTCGGCCAGAACATGGTCGGCCACGTGCGGCTGACGCTCCGCGGCGAGCCCGGCCAGACCGTCACCGTCCGCCACGGCGAGGTGCTCAACCCCGACGGCACCCTCTACACCGCCAACCTCCGCACGGCGAAGGCCACCGACCGCTACACCTTCGTCAGCGACGAGCCGGAGACCTTCGAGCCCTCCTTCACCTTCCACGGCTTCCGCTACGTCGAGATCTCCGGGGTCGACGAGGCGCCGGACGCCGAGGACCTGGTCGGCGTCGTGGTCGGCACCGACGGCGACCTCACCAGCGAGCTGGACACCAGCTCGGACCTGGTCGACCAGCTGCACAGCAACATCGTGTGGGGCATGCGGGGCAACTTCCTCTCCATCCCGACCGACACCCCCGCACGGGACGAGCGCATGGGCTGGACCGGGGACATCAACGTCTTCGCCCGCACCGCCGTCTACAACATGGACTCGCAGTCCTTCCTGACCAAGTGGCTGCAGGACCTGCGCGACACCCAGCGCCCCAACGGTTCACTGCCCGGCGTGGCACCCGTCGTGCCCGGCCGCTTCGACGGTGGATACGAGTCCGCCGGTTGGATGGACGCCGGCGTGCACGTGCCGTGGACGCTGTGGCAGGCCTACGGCGACACCGACGTCATCCGCGAGAACTACGACATGATGCGGCGCTACGTCGACTTCCTCGAGGCCGACTCGACCGACCACATCCGCTCCGCCGGTGGCTACCTGGACTGGCTCAACCTCGACGACCCCACTCCGGCCGACGTGCTCGACACCGCCTTCGTGGCCAAGAGCACTCGTGAGCTGGCACAGATGGCGGCCGCGATCGGCCGCGACGGCGAGGCCGCCGAGCTGACCCAGCGCTACGAGGCGATCCGGGCGGCATACCAGGACGCCTTCATCGGTGGCGACGGCACCGTCAAGGGCGACAGCCAGACGTCCTACATCCTCACCCTCACCAACGACCTCGCACCCGAGGACGAGCGCGACGCCGTGGTCGACCAGTTCGTCGAGACCCTCGAGCGCCGCGACTACCACCTGTCCACCGGCTTCCTCGGCGTCGACGGGCTGCTGCCGGCGTTGACCGAGGCCGGCCGCTCCGACATCGCCTACCGCCTGCTGCAGAACGAGGACTACCCGTCCTGGGGTTATGAGATCGGCAAGGGCGCGACCACGGTCTGGGAGCGCTGGAACTCCATCAACCCCGACGGCTCGTTCAACAACGTCGGCATGAACTCCTTCAACCACTACGCCTACGGCGCGGTCGGGGAGTGGATGTACCGCACGATGGCTGGCGTCTCGGCCGCCGAGCCCGGCTACGAGAAGGTCCTCGTCGACCCCGAGCCCGGGGACGGCATCGACCAGGTCGACTTCAGCCACGAGACGCCGTACGGCACCGTGCGCAGCGCCTGGGACACCAGCGACGGGCCGATGCGCCTGGACCTGACGATCCCGGCCAACACCACCGCGGAGGTGCGGATCCCCGCCCCGAACCAGTGGGCCGTCACCGAGGGCGGTACGCCGATCGGCGACGTCGACGACGTCCGCTACGTCGAGCAGGCGGACGGCGACGTGGTGCTCGAGGTCGGCTCGGGCGACTACACCTTCGCCGTCGACCGGGTGCTGGGTGACCTGGGCGCGGCACGGGCGCAGGCAGCGGCGTTCGCCGATGCCGTCGACGCGCTCGAGGTGCGTGGCCTCGGCAAGATCGCCCGGCGCCACCTCGCGCTCCGCACCAAGCTGATGCGGGGCGAGATCGGGGCCGCGTGGCGACTCCACGAGCGCGGCGCCCGCGACGAACTCACCGCGGCTGCCGTCCACCGGGCGTTGGCCAGCGCGGCCGACCTCGACCGCTGGGCCACGACCTACGCGGACCGGGGTGCGATCGACGAGGCCGCGGCGGAGTCGCTGCGCAACGCCCTCGCCGGCATCGAGCGCAAGCTCTCACGCGCCTCGTCGCGGCTCATCGGCGCGGTGGCCGGGATGGAGGTGACCGGGGAGGAGATCCTGCCCGGCGACGTGGTCCGGGTCCGCATCTCACTGGAGAACGCCGGGAAGCGACCGCTGACGGGGGTGGAGTCCACCCTGGAGGTGCCCGAGGGGTGGTCGGTCGAGCCCGTCGGTCGCCACCGCTCGACGGTCAAGGGCAGCGCGACCCAGTCCCACGCGTACGACGTCTCGGTGCCGGCCGGCGCCGAGGCCAGCACCGCAGAGCTGACCGGCGAGGTGAGCTATCGCTACGTCGGCGGGTCGGCGCGACTCCCGGTCTCGGCAGCCCTGATGGTCGCACCCGGTGTCGGTATCGACGACGTGTCCACGACCCCGGACGCGGTCGAGGGCGGAGAGAGCGCCAGCGTGACGACGACCCTGACCAACCGGACCGACGTCGAGCAGACCGGACAGGTCACGCTCACCGTGCCCGAGGGCTGGGAGGCGCCGGCGCCCGTCGATTACCGGCTCGAGCCCGGTGGAACAACCACGGTGTCGGCCGACGTCGCCGTGCCCCGCACGGTCGCCGACGGCCAGGCCGCGGTGACCGTCGCGACCGGCCCGACCGACGCCGAGCAGGCCACCGGCACGATCCGTGTCGACCTCCCGACGCCGCCGGAGGACCCGACCGACCACGTCGACCTCGGGGACGGCGCGTCGGAGTCCGACCACGGGCTCACGGCCTCCGAGCACTCCGGCATCAACACCGAGGCCGGGCTGACCCGTCGCTACACCCACTCGTCCTACCCGGGCGGCTGGTTCGAGTTCGACGTCGCCGTGCCGACCGACGGTGCCTTCGTGGTGCGGGTCGTCGAGACCTTCGACGGCGCCACCCGCAAGACCTACGAGGTCCGGACGGACGGCGAGGTCGTCCACGAGGTCGACGTGTCCCGTTCCGAGGGCGGCGCCGGCGCACGCACCCACCAGTTCGTGGTCGAGCCCTCGGCGGCCACCGCCGACGGCACCGTCCGGATGCGGTTCCAGGACGTCGACGGCGACTACGACCCCTCCGTCGCCGACGTCTGGGTCGTGCCGACCGATTGA
- a CDS encoding LutC/YkgG family protein, with product MSARDEILRRVREAVAGLDPDPDPVVAPVGATTADPVAHFAERVADYRAVVVRVVAQGLAQAVAEAIPAGERVVVPPGLAEEVRAGVPEAIVDDGLTAADLDAVDAVVTACRVGIAETGTLVLDHTEDQGRRALTLVPDRHVCVVRADQVVADVPDAVALLDPDRPLTWISGPSATSDIELDRVEGVHGPRQLHVIVVDTEG from the coding sequence ATGAGCGCGCGTGACGAGATCCTGCGGCGCGTGCGTGAAGCGGTGGCGGGCCTCGACCCGGACCCCGATCCGGTCGTCGCGCCCGTCGGTGCCACCACCGCGGACCCGGTCGCCCACTTCGCCGAGCGGGTGGCCGACTACCGGGCGGTCGTCGTGCGCGTCGTCGCCCAAGGGCTGGCGCAGGCGGTTGCCGAGGCGATCCCGGCAGGGGAGCGCGTGGTCGTGCCGCCCGGGTTGGCCGAGGAGGTGCGCGCCGGCGTCCCCGAGGCGATCGTCGACGACGGGCTCACCGCGGCCGACCTCGACGCCGTCGACGCCGTCGTGACCGCCTGCCGCGTCGGCATCGCCGAGACCGGCACGCTCGTGCTCGACCACACCGAGGACCAGGGACGTCGCGCCCTGACGCTGGTGCCCGACCGGCACGTCTGTGTCGTGCGCGCCGACCAGGTCGTCGCCGACGTGCCCGACGCGGTCGCGCTGCTCGACCCCGACCGGCCGTTGACCTGGATCAGCGGCCCCAGCGCGACCAGCGACATCGAGCTCGACCGCGTGGAGGGCGTCCACGGCCCCCGGCAGCTCCACGTGATCGTCGTCGACACCGAGGGGTGA